One region of Streptomyces capillispiralis genomic DNA includes:
- the selA gene encoding L-seryl-tRNA(Sec) selenium transferase, whose amino-acid sequence MEQWAAPGPGVDGAPHGAGADPRRRIPRTDAVLRDPRLLNAAHRLGPGPVKSAVHRAQQRAREGAVPPDAVADTAVALLPPSASGLRPVINATGVVLHTNLGRAPLSAAARRAVQDAAGPTDVELDLRTGVRARRGRTALAALRAAVPAAAAAHLVNNGAAALVLAATALAAGREIVIGRGELVEIGDGFRLPDLLVSTGARLREVGTTNRTTAADYADAIGPATAFVLKVHPSNFRITGFTHAPGVGDLTALGVPVVVDIGSGLLAPHPLLPDEPDARTQLTAGAALVTASGDKLLGGPQCGLLLGREDLIGTLSRHPLARALRVDKLTLAALEATLTGPATPTGEALDADPAHLRHRAERLAARLAADGIDVRAVASSATVGGGGAPGVTLAGAALSLPERYAAALRTGSVPVVGRLEAGRCLLDLRAVPAADDERLAGAVRSAGAVRSAGER is encoded by the coding sequence GTGGAACAGTGGGCCGCACCTGGACCGGGCGTCGACGGCGCGCCGCACGGAGCCGGCGCGGACCCGCGGCGGCGGATCCCGCGCACCGACGCCGTCCTGCGCGACCCCCGGCTGCTGAACGCGGCGCACCGGCTCGGACCGGGGCCGGTCAAGTCGGCCGTCCACCGGGCACAGCAGCGGGCGCGGGAGGGTGCCGTACCGCCGGACGCCGTGGCCGACACCGCCGTGGCCCTGCTGCCCCCGTCGGCGAGCGGGCTGCGGCCGGTGATCAACGCCACCGGCGTGGTCCTGCACACCAACCTCGGCCGGGCCCCGCTCTCGGCGGCGGCCCGCCGGGCCGTGCAGGACGCGGCGGGCCCCACCGACGTCGAACTGGACCTGCGCACCGGCGTCCGGGCGCGCCGGGGCCGCACCGCCCTGGCCGCCCTGCGCGCCGCGGTGCCCGCCGCCGCTGCCGCGCACCTCGTCAACAACGGCGCGGCGGCGCTGGTCCTGGCCGCCACCGCCCTCGCCGCCGGCCGGGAGATCGTGATCGGCCGGGGCGAACTGGTCGAGATCGGCGACGGCTTCCGCCTGCCCGACCTGCTGGTCTCCACCGGCGCCCGGCTGCGCGAAGTGGGCACCACCAACCGCACCACGGCCGCCGACTACGCCGACGCCATCGGACCGGCGACGGCCTTCGTGCTGAAGGTGCACCCCTCCAACTTCCGGATCACCGGGTTCACCCACGCCCCCGGCGTCGGCGACCTCACGGCACTGGGCGTCCCCGTCGTCGTCGACATCGGGTCCGGGCTGCTCGCCCCGCACCCGCTGCTGCCCGACGAACCCGACGCCCGCACGCAGCTCACGGCGGGCGCGGCACTCGTCACGGCGAGCGGCGACAAACTCCTCGGCGGACCGCAGTGCGGACTGCTCCTGGGACGCGAGGACCTGATCGGCACCCTGTCCCGGCACCCGCTCGCCCGCGCCCTGCGCGTGGACAAGCTGACCCTGGCCGCCCTGGAGGCCACCCTGACCGGCCCCGCGACCCCGACCGGTGAAGCACTCGACGCCGACCCGGCCCACCTGAGGCACCGCGCCGAACGCCTCGCCGCCCGGCTGGCGGCCGACGGCATCGACGTACGCGCCGTGGCCAGTTCGGCGACGGTGGGCGGCGGGGGAGCCCCCGGAGTGACGCTCGCCGGTGCCGCGCTGTCCCTGCCCGAGCGGTACGCCGCCGCCCTGCGCACCGGGTCGGTCCCCGTGGTGGGACGCCTGGAGGCCGGGCGCTGCCTGCTCGACCTGCGGGCGGTGCCGGCGGCCGACGACGAGCGGCTCGCCGGGGCGGTCCGGTCGGCCGGGGCGGTCCGGTCGGCCGGGGAGAGGTAG
- a CDS encoding thiamine pyrophosphate-requiring protein, whose product MAGMKVSDYVLQRLREWEVDHVFAYAGDGINGLLAAWGRADDHPRFVQSRHEEMSAFQAVGYAKFSGKVGVCAATSGPGAIHLLNGLYDAKLDHVPVVALVGQTNRSAMGGSYQQEVDLQNLYKDVASDFCETAMVPEQLPNLIDRAIRTAYARRTVTAVILPADVQELDYSPPTHAFKMVPSSMGLGRYAPVPADADIARAAEVLNAGDKVAVLIGQGARGARPEVEELADVLGAGVAKALLGKDVLPDDLPYVTGAIGLLGTRPSYELMRDCDTLLMIGSSFPYTQFMPELDQARGVQIDIDPHMIGLRYPFEVNLVGDAAETLRRLLPHLRRKKKRAWREKIEKDVARWWEVMRRRAAVDADPVNPEYVVHALDGRLPDDAIVTADSGSAANWYARHLRLRGRMRGSLSGTLATMGPGVPYAIGAKFAHPDRPAIALVGDGAMQMNGMMEMVTAAKYWPDWADPRLVVAVLNNHDLNQVTWEMRAMSGAPQFEESQHLPDLPYAEIAQRIGLEGVRVEKPEHVEAAWDRALAADRPFVIDFRTDPAVPPIPPHAELDQIEAAASAVLRGDSDRASVVKQGLKAKVQEMLPGTRHRAGRPGAGAGDSAGG is encoded by the coding sequence ATGGCCGGCATGAAGGTTTCCGATTACGTCCTTCAGCGCTTGCGCGAGTGGGAGGTGGACCACGTCTTCGCCTACGCGGGCGACGGCATCAACGGACTGCTGGCCGCCTGGGGACGGGCCGACGACCACCCGCGGTTCGTCCAGTCCCGGCACGAGGAGATGTCCGCGTTCCAGGCCGTCGGCTACGCGAAGTTCTCCGGGAAGGTCGGCGTCTGCGCGGCCACCTCGGGGCCCGGCGCGATCCACCTGCTCAACGGCCTGTACGACGCCAAGCTCGACCACGTGCCCGTCGTCGCGCTGGTCGGGCAGACCAACCGCAGCGCGATGGGCGGCTCGTACCAGCAGGAAGTCGACCTCCAGAACCTCTACAAGGACGTCGCCTCCGACTTCTGCGAGACGGCCATGGTGCCCGAGCAGCTCCCGAACCTCATCGACCGCGCCATCCGCACCGCCTACGCACGGCGCACGGTCACCGCCGTCATCCTCCCCGCCGACGTGCAGGAACTCGACTACAGCCCGCCCACGCACGCCTTCAAGATGGTGCCGTCCAGCATGGGACTCGGACGCTACGCCCCGGTCCCCGCCGACGCCGACATCGCACGGGCGGCCGAGGTGCTCAACGCCGGTGACAAGGTCGCCGTCCTCATCGGACAGGGCGCCCGCGGCGCCCGCCCCGAAGTGGAGGAGCTGGCGGACGTCCTCGGCGCGGGCGTCGCCAAGGCACTGCTCGGCAAGGACGTCCTCCCCGACGACCTGCCCTACGTCACCGGAGCCATCGGACTGCTCGGCACCCGGCCCTCCTACGAGCTGATGCGGGACTGCGACACCCTGCTGATGATCGGCTCCAGCTTCCCCTACACCCAGTTCATGCCGGAACTGGACCAGGCGCGCGGCGTGCAGATCGACATCGACCCGCACATGATCGGCCTGCGCTACCCCTTCGAGGTGAACCTCGTCGGCGACGCGGCCGAGACGCTGCGCCGGCTCCTGCCGCACCTGCGGCGCAAGAAGAAGCGGGCCTGGCGCGAGAAGATCGAGAAGGACGTCGCCCGCTGGTGGGAGGTCATGCGGCGGCGCGCCGCCGTGGACGCCGATCCCGTCAACCCGGAGTACGTGGTGCACGCCCTCGACGGCCGGCTCCCCGACGACGCGATCGTCACGGCCGACTCCGGCTCCGCCGCCAACTGGTACGCCCGTCACCTGCGCCTGCGCGGCCGGATGCGCGGCTCCCTGTCGGGCACCCTCGCCACCATGGGACCCGGTGTGCCGTACGCCATCGGCGCGAAGTTCGCGCACCCCGACCGTCCCGCGATCGCCCTCGTCGGCGACGGCGCCATGCAGATGAACGGCATGATGGAGATGGTCACGGCCGCCAAGTACTGGCCGGACTGGGCCGATCCGCGCCTGGTCGTGGCCGTCCTCAACAACCACGACCTCAACCAGGTCACCTGGGAGATGCGCGCCATGTCGGGGGCGCCGCAGTTCGAGGAGTCGCAGCACCTCCCCGACCTGCCGTACGCCGAGATCGCCCAGCGGATCGGACTGGAGGGGGTGCGCGTGGAGAAGCCGGAGCACGTCGAGGCGGCCTGGGACCGGGCACTGGCGGCCGACCGGCCCTTCGTCATCGACTTCCGCACCGACCCGGCCGTGCCGCCGATCCCCCCGCACGCAGAACTGGACCAGATCGAAGCCGCCGCCTCCGCCGTGCTCCGGGGCGACAGCGACCGCGCCTCCGTGGTCAAACAGGGCCTCAAGGCCAAGGTGCAGGAGATGCTGCCCGGCACCCGGCACCGTGCCGGCCGCCCCGGCGCGGGAGCCGGCGACAGCGCCGGCGGGTGA
- a CDS encoding MupA/Atu3671 family FMN-dependent luciferase-like monooxygenase: MDFSVYFFSANDRNDFGARYRFILDVARFIDRHGFTAIWTPERHFQEFGGSFPSPAVLSAALAVATENLQLRAGSVVLPHHHPVRMVEEWSLVDQLSRGRVGVCLATGWHRGDFVFYPGHYEQRRQYTLDNVETVAALWRGETRTFPGPDGQDLDVRTYPRPCRPELPMWLVHTSNPRTWVDAAERGLNVLTLLTSWEKLEEDVGRYRAARERAGHDPAAGTVTVGMHTYIGDDEQRVRELVREPVKRYLASFMTQKRNDDKVSGHSRGTDAAEQDRLATLMADDYYDRRSLLGTEDKCAATVERLRAVGVDEVACLVDFGLPFDTVTRALPALDALRRRCAAPRPNPAPAPAPAPASTPAGAEPMSWYYTT; this comes from the coding sequence ATGGACTTCAGCGTCTACTTCTTCTCCGCGAACGACCGCAACGACTTCGGCGCCCGCTACCGCTTCATCCTGGACGTCGCCCGCTTCATCGACCGCCACGGCTTCACCGCGATCTGGACCCCGGAACGCCACTTCCAGGAGTTCGGCGGCAGCTTCCCCAGCCCGGCCGTGCTGTCCGCGGCGCTCGCCGTGGCCACGGAGAACCTGCAACTCCGCGCCGGCAGCGTGGTGCTGCCGCACCACCACCCCGTGCGCATGGTGGAGGAGTGGTCCCTCGTGGACCAGCTCTCCCGGGGCCGGGTCGGGGTGTGCCTGGCCACCGGCTGGCACCGGGGCGACTTCGTCTTCTACCCCGGCCACTACGAGCAGCGCCGGCAGTACACCCTGGACAACGTGGAGACGGTGGCCGCGCTCTGGCGCGGGGAGACCCGCACCTTCCCCGGCCCGGACGGACAGGACCTGGACGTCCGCACCTATCCCCGCCCCTGCCGGCCGGAACTGCCGATGTGGCTGGTGCACACCTCCAACCCGCGGACCTGGGTGGACGCGGCCGAACGCGGACTCAACGTCCTCACCCTGCTGACCAGTTGGGAGAAGCTGGAGGAGGACGTCGGCCGCTACCGGGCCGCCCGCGAGCGGGCCGGCCACGATCCGGCGGCCGGCACGGTCACCGTGGGCATGCACACCTACATCGGCGACGACGAGCAGCGGGTCCGGGAACTGGTGCGCGAGCCGGTGAAGCGCTACCTCGCCTCCTTCATGACCCAGAAGCGCAACGACGACAAGGTCAGCGGCCACTCCCGCGGCACCGACGCCGCGGAGCAGGACCGGCTCGCCACGCTGATGGCCGACGACTACTACGACCGCCGCTCCCTGCTGGGCACCGAGGACAAGTGCGCCGCCACGGTGGAGCGACTGCGCGCGGTGGGGGTGGACGAGGTCGCCTGCCTCGTCGACTTCGGTCTGCCCTTCGACACCGTGACCCGCGCGCTGCCCGCGCTCGACGCCCTGCGTCGCCGCTGCGCGGCGCCCCGCCCCAACCCCGCACCCGCGCCCGCACCCGCACCCGCTTCGACGCCCGCCGGGGCGGAGCCGATGAGCTGGTACTACACCACCTGA
- the selD gene encoding selenide, water dikinase SelD has product MHVSTDPPVRLTRFAHGGGCACKIPPGELEDVLAGLTPARPAPGDTPLLVGTATGDDAAVVTLPAGAAARAVVATADFFTPVVDDPYDWGRVAAANALSDVYAMGGRPVVAVNLLAWPRDVLPFELAREVLRGGLDIATEAGCHVGGGHSVDDPEPKYGMAVTGLADPDRLLRNDTGRPGLPLSLTKPLGLGVLNNRHKATGERFEQAVATMVTLNRDASAAALAAGAVCATDVTGFGLLGHLHKLARASGVTAVVDTAAVPYLDGARQAVRDGYVSGGTRRNLEWVAPFTDFGSADAGTRLLLADAQTSGGLLVAGEVPGAPVVGELVPKGAHSVVLK; this is encoded by the coding sequence GTGCACGTTTCGACCGACCCGCCCGTCCGCCTCACCCGGTTCGCGCACGGCGGCGGCTGCGCCTGCAAGATCCCGCCCGGAGAACTGGAGGACGTACTGGCCGGACTCACCCCTGCCCGGCCGGCCCCCGGCGACACCCCGCTGCTGGTCGGCACGGCCACCGGGGACGACGCGGCCGTGGTCACCCTGCCGGCGGGCGCCGCAGCCCGGGCCGTGGTCGCCACCGCCGACTTCTTCACACCCGTCGTCGACGACCCCTACGACTGGGGGCGCGTCGCCGCCGCCAACGCCCTGTCCGACGTGTACGCCATGGGCGGGCGGCCGGTCGTCGCCGTCAACCTCCTGGCCTGGCCGCGTGACGTCCTGCCCTTCGAGCTGGCGCGCGAAGTGCTGCGCGGCGGACTGGACATCGCCACCGAGGCGGGCTGCCACGTCGGCGGCGGGCACAGCGTGGACGACCCCGAACCCAAGTACGGCATGGCCGTCACCGGCCTCGCGGATCCGGACCGGCTGCTGCGCAACGACACCGGCCGCCCGGGCCTGCCGCTGTCGCTGACCAAGCCCCTCGGGCTGGGCGTGCTGAACAACCGTCACAAGGCCACCGGCGAACGCTTCGAGCAGGCGGTGGCCACGATGGTGACGCTCAACCGGGACGCCTCGGCCGCGGCCCTGGCCGCCGGGGCGGTCTGCGCCACCGACGTCACCGGCTTCGGCCTGCTCGGCCATCTGCACAAGCTCGCCCGCGCCTCGGGCGTCACCGCGGTCGTCGACACCGCGGCCGTGCCCTACCTGGACGGGGCCCGGCAGGCGGTGCGGGACGGCTACGTCAGCGGCGGCACCCGGCGGAACCTGGAATGGGTGGCGCCGTTCACCGACTTCGGGTCGGCGGACGCCGGCACCCGTCTGCTCCTGGCCGATGCCCAGACCTCGGGCGGGCTGCTGGTGGCGGGCGAGGTGCCGGGCGCCCCGGTCGTCGGGGAACTGGTGCCGAAGGGCGCCCACTCCGTCGTCCTGAAGTGA
- a CDS encoding YczE/YyaS/YitT family protein codes for MSDPTRGEAAHPRRYLVHLAGCLLFSGGAACFIDADLGTDPLDVFALGVLEHAPLTIGVVQALVAVVCLAVWASWNRRRPPLSPFVTFFLCGSLIDLLLAVGAAGHLPVPPGVLMLVGVALCTHGSALIIMSGVGIRAMDLVAISMTHRWRWPFWAAKGSLELVLLACGHVLGGPVGAGTVCFLVCVDTLIQPCIRLHTRLFSLPDHGLDRPAPAPARGSRPARAKG; via the coding sequence GTGAGTGACCCGACCCGAGGCGAGGCCGCGCACCCGCGGCGGTACCTCGTCCATCTCGCCGGCTGCCTGCTGTTCTCGGGCGGGGCGGCCTGCTTCATCGACGCGGACCTGGGGACCGATCCCCTCGACGTCTTCGCGCTGGGTGTGCTCGAGCACGCTCCGCTGACGATCGGCGTCGTCCAGGCGCTGGTGGCCGTGGTGTGCCTCGCCGTCTGGGCGTCGTGGAACCGGCGCCGGCCACCGCTCTCGCCGTTCGTCACCTTCTTCCTCTGCGGCAGTCTGATCGACCTCCTGCTGGCGGTCGGGGCCGCCGGGCACCTGCCGGTCCCGCCCGGTGTCCTGATGCTCGTCGGCGTCGCGCTGTGCACCCACGGATCCGCGCTGATCATCATGAGCGGGGTGGGGATCCGGGCGATGGACCTGGTGGCCATCTCCATGACGCACCGCTGGCGCTGGCCGTTCTGGGCCGCCAAGGGAAGTCTCGAACTCGTCCTGCTGGCGTGCGGTCACGTCCTGGGCGGGCCGGTGGGCGCCGGCACCGTCTGCTTCCTGGTGTGCGTCGACACGCTGATCCAGCCCTGCATACGGCTGCACACCCGTCTGTTCTCCCTGCCCGACCACGGCCTGGACCGGCCGGCGCCGGCACCCGCCCGCGGTTCCCGCCCCGCCCGAGCGAAAGGCTGA
- a CDS encoding ketoacyl-ACP synthase III family protein has protein sequence MLLPDLYIAGLGARIPERVTTKEAVAAGWYDAAEAEALGWESVAVAGDVPAPDLAVEAAHRALEGSDHTRDDIDLLMHVSCNHQGPDLWSPQHYILRHTVGGNIPALEIRQGCNGFLAAMELAGAYLAAAADRTAVLITSADNWGAPLVDRWRATPGGLFGDAATACVLSRRGGFARLVNVRAVSLPELEELNRGGEPLFPPGCTTGVRVDLRGRAATYKGGQDLVDAGRLMGETQRALIRRTLDEAGLGPDDITRVAHQFVGDLGVLHRLLEPFGENAGVSKGVWDFGRSVGHTGASDQTSALHHLVASGRLRRGDRVMLLGAGAGISFSCAVVEMLDVPAWAATTDATA, from the coding sequence ATGCTCCTGCCCGACCTGTACATCGCGGGACTCGGTGCCCGCATCCCCGAGCGCGTCACCACGAAGGAGGCGGTCGCCGCCGGGTGGTACGACGCGGCGGAGGCGGAGGCCCTCGGTTGGGAGTCGGTGGCCGTCGCGGGTGACGTACCCGCCCCGGACCTGGCCGTCGAGGCGGCACACCGCGCCCTGGAGGGGTCGGACCACACCCGCGACGACATCGACCTGCTGATGCACGTCTCCTGCAACCACCAGGGCCCCGACCTGTGGTCGCCGCAGCACTACATCCTGCGGCACACCGTGGGCGGGAACATCCCCGCCCTGGAGATCCGCCAGGGCTGCAACGGCTTCCTCGCCGCGATGGAACTCGCGGGCGCCTACCTCGCCGCGGCGGCGGACCGTACGGCCGTGCTGATCACGTCGGCCGACAACTGGGGGGCTCCGCTGGTCGACCGGTGGCGGGCCACCCCGGGCGGGCTCTTCGGTGACGCGGCCACGGCCTGTGTGCTGTCCCGGCGCGGCGGCTTCGCGCGTCTCGTCAACGTCCGCGCGGTGTCCCTGCCGGAACTGGAGGAACTCAACCGGGGCGGTGAGCCGCTCTTCCCGCCGGGCTGCACCACGGGCGTCCGGGTGGACCTGCGCGGGCGCGCGGCCACGTACAAGGGCGGGCAGGACCTGGTGGACGCCGGGCGCCTGATGGGCGAGACGCAGCGCGCCCTGATCCGTCGGACGCTGGACGAGGCGGGACTCGGCCCGGACGACATCACCCGGGTCGCCCATCAGTTCGTGGGCGACCTCGGTGTGCTGCACCGGCTGCTGGAGCCGTTCGGTGAGAACGCCGGTGTGTCCAAGGGCGTGTGGGACTTCGGGCGTTCGGTGGGGCACACGGGCGCCAGTGACCAGACGAGCGCGCTGCACCATCTCGTGGCGAGCGGTCGGCTGCGGCGCGGGGACCGCGTGATGCTGCTGGGCGCCGGGGCGGGCATCTCCTTCTCCTGCGCCGTGGTGGAGATGCTGGACGTCCCCGCGTGGGCGGCGACGACGGACGCGACCGCGTGA
- a CDS encoding class I SAM-dependent methyltransferase translates to MTSPHRSNTDAVAELYDSLGALHDQDHDGNLHLGYWTDAEDHSSFQAATEHLTALMVERLAPRTGQRVLDIGCGTGRPAFHLAAGHVVEVLGVSVSRRQIEHASGRARFLRLADRVHFELADAQHLPYPDGSFDAGWFLESLIHMPDKARAVREAARVLRPGARLAVADMFHEPGRDWSAPHPLVTAVPLDAYEPLLTDGGFEVLDLTDVTPHVRVPEPVRHRLRSLMLEHRAAWEGSAGGEAVEALLAQGTDVFRTPGLGYVLITARRR, encoded by the coding sequence ATGACCTCACCGCACCGGTCCAACACCGACGCCGTCGCGGAACTCTACGACTCCCTCGGTGCGTTGCACGACCAGGACCACGACGGCAATCTGCACCTCGGCTACTGGACGGACGCCGAGGACCACTCCTCGTTCCAGGCCGCCACCGAACACCTGACCGCGCTCATGGTGGAACGCCTCGCGCCGCGGACCGGCCAGCGGGTCCTGGACATCGGATGCGGCACCGGCCGGCCCGCGTTCCACCTCGCGGCCGGCCACGTGGTGGAGGTCCTCGGCGTCTCCGTCAGCCGCCGCCAGATCGAACACGCCAGCGGCCGGGCCCGCTTCCTGCGCCTCGCCGACCGGGTCCACTTCGAGCTGGCCGACGCCCAGCACCTGCCCTACCCCGACGGCTCGTTCGACGCCGGCTGGTTCCTGGAGTCGCTCATCCACATGCCGGACAAGGCGCGGGCCGTCCGCGAGGCGGCACGCGTCCTGCGGCCGGGGGCCCGGCTGGCCGTCGCCGACATGTTCCACGAGCCGGGCCGCGACTGGTCCGCACCGCACCCGCTGGTCACGGCCGTACCGCTGGACGCCTACGAACCGCTGCTCACCGACGGGGGTTTCGAGGTACTGGACCTCACCGACGTCACCCCGCACGTCCGCGTCCCCGAACCGGTACGGCACCGGCTGCGTTCGCTGATGCTCGAACACCGGGCCGCATGGGAGGGCAGCGCGGGCGGGGAGGCGGTGGAGGCCCTGCTCGCCCAGGGAACCGACGTGTTCCGCACACCCGGCCTCGGCTACGTCCTCATCACGGCACGGCGGCGCTGA
- a CDS encoding acyl-CoA carboxylase subunit epsilon, translating to MSVPETSVHRFRVERGRPSGVDIAALVVALAYLRRRADEAAGGGPAGPPRRTSRATWRRLERLRHYSAPTSWCD from the coding sequence GTGTCCGTGCCGGAAACGTCCGTCCACCGCTTCCGCGTGGAGCGCGGCCGTCCGAGCGGCGTGGACATCGCCGCCCTCGTCGTCGCCCTGGCCTACCTGCGGCGCCGCGCCGACGAAGCGGCCGGCGGCGGACCGGCCGGACCGCCCCGCCGGACCTCACGGGCCACCTGGCGGCGCCTGGAACGCCTGCGCCACTACAGCGCCCCGACCAGCTGGTGCGACTGA
- a CDS encoding thioesterase II family protein encodes MTVATGDAHAGSGGPARPADRWVLRMRHASGPPDPLLRLVCVPYAGGGAAVYHGWAERLPGAVEPWAVRMPGRDARLHEPPRTDLVATAGELADALAPSLTEPYAFFGHSLGAFLAFETVRALRRRGVREPVLLAVSARNPPQQRTYTGSVHRLPDDEYLDVLDRRYGAIPPLLREDAQMRALYLPILRADTTMLETYRYVPGPPLGCPVLAYGGAEDPETTAATLGAWAEVTGAGCTTAVLPGGHFFLAPSREPLLAHLTDELLRALVP; translated from the coding sequence GTGACCGTCGCCACCGGTGACGCGCACGCCGGCTCCGGCGGCCCCGCCCGGCCGGCGGACCGGTGGGTGCTGCGCATGCGGCATGCCTCCGGGCCGCCCGACCCGCTGCTGCGGCTGGTGTGCGTCCCCTACGCGGGAGGCGGCGCCGCCGTCTACCACGGCTGGGCGGAGCGTCTGCCGGGGGCGGTCGAGCCCTGGGCGGTCCGCATGCCCGGCCGGGACGCCCGACTGCACGAACCGCCGCGCACCGACCTGGTGGCTACGGCGGGTGAACTGGCCGACGCCCTGGCCCCGTCGCTGACGGAGCCCTACGCCTTCTTCGGCCACAGCCTCGGCGCCTTCCTGGCGTTCGAGACCGTGCGCGCGCTGCGGCGGCGGGGCGTGCGGGAACCGGTCCTGCTGGCCGTCTCGGCGCGCAACCCGCCGCAGCAGCGCACCTACACGGGTTCCGTCCACCGCCTCCCGGACGACGAGTACCTCGACGTGCTGGACCGGCGCTACGGCGCGATTCCCCCGCTGCTGCGGGAGGACGCGCAGATGCGCGCCCTGTACCTGCCGATCCTGCGCGCGGACACCACCATGCTGGAGACGTACCGCTATGTGCCGGGGCCTCCTCTCGGCTGTCCCGTCCTCGCCTACGGCGGTGCCGAGGACCCCGAGACGACGGCGGCGACGCTGGGCGCCTGGGCGGAGGTGACGGGCGCCGGATGCACCACGGCCGTCCTGCCGGGCGGCCACTTCTTCCTGGCACCCTCGCGGGAGCCGCTGCTCGCGCATCTGACGGACGAACTGCTGCGGGCCCTCGTGCCGTGA